DNA from uncultured Desulfovibrio sp.:
GCGGGGGAGGCCTTTATGTCGTTCTTCAGATCAGTGGTCATTGTTTTCTCCCTTCAGTTCAAGCGTATCCGATGCGGATTACCAGCCGAGGCCCTTCATGAGGGCCTTGGCCCCGGAGAAGAAGAGCACGCCAATAACCATGTAGCGGATGAACTTGGGCTTGGCCTTGGCAAGCAGCCGCACACCCACCACAGAACCCAGCATGAGGCCAACGATGGAAGGAACAGCCATCAGCGGGATAACGCAGCCCTGGTTCAGATACACCCAGGCGGCAGAAGTGTCGGTAATGGAAAGCAGGAATTTGGAGGTGCCCACAGCGACCTTGAGGGGCGCGCCCATGAGCAGGTTGAGCACTGGCACGTTGGCCCAGCCAGCGCCAAGACCGAACATGCCGGCCATAATGCCAATGGCGATGAACAGCAGCAGGCCAGCCAGGGTGCGGTGGGTTTTCCACTCGACCACTTCGCCGGTGCTGGGTTCAAGAAAAACACCGTCCATGCCGAGTGCAAGGCCTATGGCATCCTGCTTGGTCACCACCGGGCGTACTGAGTTTTTGGAAAGCAGCAGCAGCACGGCAATGCCAAGGATGGTCGCGCCAAGGCAGGTCTGAATGACGTTGGTAGGCAGCGCCAGGCCGAGCATGGCGCCCACGATGGCGCAGGCAGAGGCAATCAGCGCCACAGGCAGAGCCAGGCGCAGGTTGGCGAAGTTACGCCGCAGCAGACCGGGGCCAGCGGCAAGAGCACCCGCAAGCGCCACCAGCAGGCCCGCGCCTCGCACAAAGTCGAGGTGGAAGGGGAAGAACCCGCTCACCAGCGGCACAAACAGAACACCGCCGCCCACACCGGCCATAACGGCGATGACGCCAAGAATGAAACAGAAGAACAGCAGGGCAACCGGCCAGTACCACCACGGATGGTTGTCTATAGCCACCGCT
Protein-coding regions in this window:
- a CDS encoding sulfite exporter TauE/SafE family protein, translated to MAFDFQRTLKSGAEKSVVKFILLPVALCLWLACPMSAQAAEALPAAQAAVTAQAENVAQTQPQSFVAVAAADTAVQAAPPEAAPAASQAPEAVAIDNHPWWYWPVALLFFCFILGVIAVMAGVGGGVLFVPLVSGFFPFHLDFVRGAGLLVALAGALAAGPGLLRRNFANLRLALPVALIASACAIVGAMLGLALPTNVIQTCLGATILGIAVLLLLSKNSVRPVVTKQDAIGLALGMDGVFLEPSTGEVVEWKTHRTLAGLLLFIAIGIMAGMFGLGAGWANVPVLNLLMGAPLKVAVGTSKFLLSITDTSAAWVYLNQGCVIPLMAVPSIVGLMLGSVVGVRLLAKAKPKFIRYMVIGVLFFSGAKALMKGLGW